Part of the Aquimarina sp. MAR_2010_214 genome is shown below.
TTTTTAGATACCAAAATAGTTGATTTAGATTGTGACACAGAAAATGCATACATATATTATACACTAGATGGTAGTGAGCCTACAGAAAGTAGCATGAGATATAATTCTCCTTTTGAAATAAAAGGATCTACAAAACTAAAAATCAAAGCTTTCAAAAAAGGGTTAATATCTAGCTATACAACTACATTATTTTTAGAAAAATTAGAAAGCATAGATCCTAAAAAACTAAAAAACAAACTAAAAAATGGACTTTCATATCAATATTACGAAGGTATTTTTCGATCTGTTTACGATTTTTCACAAGAAGAACCTGTGCAAAAAGGAGAAGTTATAAATATCAATATAGAACCCCGTTTAAGAGATGAATGGATCGGTTTTGAATTTGATGGATTCATCGATATACCAAAAAATGGATTATATAATTTTGAAATTTCTGCCAATGATGGTGCTCAATTATTAATTGATAATAAAGAGTTATTTGAAAGTGACGGAAGGAAATCATTCAGTTTCACTCAAAAAAATGACATCATTCTATCTAAAGGATTACATAAATTTACTATTCGATATTTTCAATGTTCGGATAATATTGGTCTAAAAGCATTATGGAGTGGCCCTGGCTTTGAAAAAACAGAAGTTGACACTTCTCATCTTTATCATATAACTGATCAAAATGAAGATAAGCCTAAACCATAACACTTAAAAGATATTAAAGTACATATTTAAGTTAACATCAAAACCACACTTGGTTGCTAATAGAAATAAGAAGCAACTAATAATTAACTAAACGAAAAAACTGTAAAATAAACAATGATATTAGGAGTAGATATAGGGGGTAGTCACATTACTGTAGCCCGCATTGACATCAAAAACCATGAAATACCCGACTCTAATTTAATTTCGACAAAGGTAGACAGCACCGCTCAAGCAAATGAAATTATTGATCAATGGATCCATATTTTACAAAAAAGTATAGATTCTCTTAATGAAGATAAAGAATCTTTAGAAGGACTATGCATCGCATTACCAGGTCCCTTTGATTATTATCAAGGTATTTTTGCATATAAAATGGAGAACAAGTTTACTGCTTTATTGGGCATAAACATCAAAAAAATAATTATCGAACGATTAGCTTTATCTGATACCATACCATTACGATTTTATAATGATGCGGCTTGTTTTGGCATAGGAGAATCCTGGAAAGGAAAACTTAAATCCGCAGAAAAAGCATTGGCCATAACTTTAGGCACTGGTTTTGGAGCTACTTTCTTATCACAAGGACTTCCTATGCTTTCTGGAGATGGTGTTCCCGAAAATGGTGAGCTGTACAATATTCCCTTTAAAAATGGAATAGCAGATGAATATTTCTCTTCCCGCTGGTTTATTAAAAAATACAAGGAGGCAACAGGGATTACTATAAGTGGCGTAAAAGATCTAATTACTGATACTAAGTCCAGCCCACATACAGATCAAATATTCGAAGAATTTTCTAGAAATTTAGCTATTTTTCTGTCTCCGTGGTTAAAAGGATATAATGCAGATGCCGTAGTAATTGGAGGAAACATATCTAAAGCATGGAATTCTTTTGCAGACAACCTTAATGCTGAATTAAAAAACCAGGGATGTAACACTAAAATATATCAAAGTGAATTAAAAGAAAAAGCTATTTTACTAGGCGGGGCGCGTCTGGTTAATAACATATTTTATGAAAGCCTCTGCTTTTAAAATTATCTAAATAGAATACAGATCAACAAAAGATTAATTTTTATCTTAAAACGCTAAATATCAAAACAAAAATATCATAATCTAAAAAAAACTATTTTGAAAAACAGTACAACATATAAAAGTGCTTTTATATTTTTAACTTCCTTATTCTTTTTATGGGGATTTATAACAGTACTAGTCGACTCACTAATTCCAAGACTTCGGGAAGTTTTTACGTTAAACTATTTTCAGGCTGGATTAGTTCAATTTGCGTTTTTTGGAGCCTATTTTTTACTATCTATTCCTTCTGGGTTTATTTTATCTAAAATTGGTTATAAAAAGGGAATCATATTGGGTTTATTAACACTTGCATCAGGATGTTTATTATTTTATCCCGCTGCATCTTATCGTGAATTTAGCATTTTTATGTTAGCATACTTTGTAGTAGCAAGTGGGATTACAATTCTACAGGTTGCCGCTAACCCATATGTGGCAGTATTAGGCCCTGAAGAAGGTGCTTCGAGCAGACTTAACTTGTCTCAGGCTTTTAATTCATTAGGCACAACTATTGCTCCAGCTATTGGAGCTATGTTTATTTTAAGTGATAAAGTTAAAAACCCCCAGGAAATTGCAGCTT
Proteins encoded:
- a CDS encoding ROK family protein, which produces MILGVDIGGSHITVARIDIKNHEIPDSNLISTKVDSTAQANEIIDQWIHILQKSIDSLNEDKESLEGLCIALPGPFDYYQGIFAYKMENKFTALLGINIKKIIIERLALSDTIPLRFYNDAACFGIGESWKGKLKSAEKALAITLGTGFGATFLSQGLPMLSGDGVPENGELYNIPFKNGIADEYFSSRWFIKKYKEATGITISGVKDLITDTKSSPHTDQIFEEFSRNLAIFLSPWLKGYNADAVVIGGNISKAWNSFADNLNAELKNQGCNTKIYQSELKEKAILLGGARLVNNIFYESLCF